One segment of Coffea arabica cultivar ET-39 chromosome 7c, Coffea Arabica ET-39 HiFi, whole genome shotgun sequence DNA contains the following:
- the LOC113699905 gene encoding zinc finger BED domain-containing protein RICESLEEPER 2-like, protein MAIEEQSKQRQQVLSFTEGGSDGITSITNFSYDHAKVRELASHMILAHEYPFSMMKHVVFNKFMKAVSPFYKKINRQTVKEDCMSTYTIEKRKLKSLLKGAGRISITTDLWKSGQKIQYMVVTGHFIDSDWVLQKRVLNFCNVPPPHTGVIIADALSKCFIDWGIENKVSSITVDNASYNDVCIRRLREDFSLRKRLSIGGKIFHVRCCAHILNLLVQDGLGQLGGVIDVIREGIKYLNNSESRLLEFVKIKKQFQLPSRKLILDCPTRWNSTYLMLVSGLEFKDVFPRYVDIDPGFHYVPTDFEWMKVEEVCKFLGIFHEITDMISEFEYPITNIFLVELYRIKELLNEKTLDPFEHIRAMAGSMSDKFDKYWGESNVLLSLGAILDPRYKMFLINHAFPVIYGEDATPRFMAEIRDILYELYNEYVDCHVVSHSKQ, encoded by the coding sequence ATGGCCATTGAGGAGCAAAGCAAACAAAGGCAACAAGTGCTTTCATTCACCGAAGGTGGAAGTGATGGTATCACTTCCATCACAAATTTCTCGTATGATCATgccaaggtaagagagcttgcGTCACACATGATTCTTGCACATGAGTACCCCTTTTCTATGATGAAGCATGTAGTTtttaacaaattcatgaaagcaGTTTCTCCGTTTTATAAAAAGATTAATCGGCAGACTGTTAAGGAAGATTGTATGAGTACTTATACAATTGAAAAAAGGAAGCTGAAATCATTGTTGAAAGGTGCTGGTAGAATTAGTATTACAACTGATTTGTGGAAATCTGgtcaaaaaattcaatatatGGTTGTGACTGGTCATTTTATTGATTCTGATTGGGTGCTTCAAAAACGTGTgttgaatttttgcaatgttCCTCCTCCTCATACTGGAGTTATTATAGCTGATGCTCTAAGTAAGTGCTTCATTGATTGGGGGATTGAGAATAAGGTTTCTAGCATAACTGTTGATAATGCTTCATACAATGATGTGTGCATTAGGAGACTTAGAGAGGATTTTTCTCTAAGAAAGAGATTAAGTATTGGAGGAAAAATTTTTCATGTTAGATGTTGTGCACATATACTTAATCTCTTAGTGCAAGATGGTCTTGGTCAACTTGGTGGTGTGATTGATGTTATTAGAGAAGGGATAAAATACTTGAACAATTCAGAATCTAGGCTTCTTGAATTTgtcaaaattaaaaaacagTTTCAGTTGCCCTCTAGAAAACTAATTTTGGACTGTCCAACAAGGTGGAATAGCACCTATTTGATGTTAGTTTCAGGTTTAGAGTTCAAGGATGTCTTTCCAAGATATGTAGACATAGACCCTGGATTTCACTATGTTCCTACTGATTTTGAGTGGATGAAAGTGGAAGAAGTGTGCAAATTTCTAGGAATATTTCATGAAATCACTGATATGATTTCCGAGTTTGAGTATCCAATAACTAACATTTTTCTTGTGGAGCTCTATAGGATTAAAGAGCTTTTAAATGAAAAAACTCTTGATCCTTTTGAGCATATTCGGGCAATGGCTGGAAGTATGTCTGATAAATTTGATAAGTATTGGGGGGAAAGTAATGTGCTGCTATCTTTGGGTGCAATTTTGGATCCGAGATACAAAATGTTCCTTATCAATCATGCTTTTCCGGTGATTTATGGTGAGGATGCAACTCCTAGATTCATGGCTGAGATTAGAGACATTCTTTATGAGCTTTACAATGAATATGTTGATTGTCATGTTGTTTCCCATTCTAAACAATAG
- the LOC140010698 gene encoding zinc finger BED domain-containing protein RICESLEEPER 2-like, whose amino-acid sequence MTALAVLTGKEKFHMHVSEIDRAPPEKSDLDVYLEESRYACDARANLDVLGWWKGERLRFSILSRMAADILSVYVTTVASKSTFSAGGRVIDDRRASMSVETVQMLLCGNDWIRSLHALKNKSRVSN is encoded by the coding sequence ATGACTGCACTCGCCGTTTTAACTGGCAAAGAAAAGTTTCACATGCATGTGAGTGAAATTGATAGGGCTCCACCAGAAAAATCAGATTTAGATGTTTATTTAGAGGAAAGTAGGTATGCTTGTGATGCAAGGGCAAATCTGGATGTTTTGGGTTGGTGGAAAGGGGAAAGATTGAGATTTTCCATCTTGTCGAGGATGGCTGCCGATATACTCTCCGTTTATGTTACCACTGTGGCTTCAAAATCTACCTTCAGCGCTGGAGGGAGAGTAATTGATGATCGACGAGCTTCTATGTCGGTTGAGACGGTGCAAATGTTGCTTTGCGGCAACGATTGGATCCGCAGTCTTCATGCCCTAAAGAATAAGTCTCGTGTAAGTAATTGA